A DNA window from Acomys russatus chromosome 7, mAcoRus1.1, whole genome shotgun sequence contains the following coding sequences:
- the Gfy gene encoding Golgi-associated olfactory signaling regulator, whose translation MQPFSPLLLLLLPFLLDSLGSRAAPSASLPVDSDLQGTAQPSGMPTGAVENSPRDEPSPGYPAPTPPEPSKTPPSASPDITIKSLLETPGSNLSNSPETPTPEQLTTSGAKSQGFSWMSLSTAALPKSPETPKPDLSGPSQSGLPETPKPNPSKSSLPDSPDPTPTAHHESPKIPEGDTPKHSPGEGPKRPSPSPTQLLSSKSLETHDPGTTRNLSSALPAPTHPDPAHPPQSALLMAHSSNPTDIPTTYNQNATGMAVTAALEVTTSLPTQTTTLWEEATTPSEPGFSPTPEAPAATPAATTGLSTSDFLGTKELSVPQSSGPKGPALPPPSARIAGPPAPLEPSNQVAMPQAPQRHSRGETVNTIIVVEHVKETGVTLVSRPRGSVGGALCLFFAGTGMLIGVFLLLWCLYRRASRHRSFAHHRLQDSGDEPVLHLDAPKDPLDLYFYAPDVWVPSHIATQQPPPTPPLPPKLPPPPRGPQRLEALSPAALAPNFV comes from the exons ATGCAGCCCTtcagccctctcctcctcctcctcctcccctttctccttgaTAGTCTGGGGTCCCGGGCAGCTCCCTCAGCATCTCTACCTGTGGACTCCGACCTCCAGGGCACAGCCCAGCCCTCTGGGATGCCCACTGGTGCTGTAGAAAATTCTCCTAGAGATGAACCTTCCCCAGGGTACCCTGCACCCACCCCTCCTGAGCCCTCCAAGACACCACCCTCAGCTTCCCCTGACATCACCATAAAAAGCTTGCTTGAGACCCCTGGCTCCAACCTTTCAAATTCTCCAGAGACTCCCACGCCTGAGCAGCTTACCACCTCAGGAGCAAAGTCTCAGGGCTTTTCATGGATGAGCCTTTCCACAGCAGCACTCCCCAAATCTCCTGAGACCCCCAAGCCTGATCTCTCTGGACCTTCCCAGTCTGGATTGCCTGAAACCCCAAAACCTAATCCTTCCAAATCATCCCTCCCAGACTCCCCTGACCCGACACCAACTGCACACCACGAATCCCCTAAAATCCCTGAAGGAGATACCCCCAAACACTCACCTGGTGAAGGGCCAAAGAGACCAAGTCCTAGCCCCACCCAACTCCTCAGCTCCAAATCCCTGGAGACCCATGACCCTGGCACCACCAGAAACCTAAGTTCTGCATtgccagcacccacccaccctgacCCTGCACACCCTCCCCAGTCAGCACTTCTCATGGCCCACAGCTCCAACCCCACTGACATACCCACGACCTACAACCAAAACGCAACAGGGATGGCTGTGACCGCTGCCTTGGAAGTCACCACTAGTCTTCCCACCCAAACAACAACCCTGTGGGAGGAAGCCACCACTCCCAGTGAGCCAGGCTTTAGTCCCACCCCAGAAGCCCCTGCTGCCACCCCAGCTGCCACCACTGGCTTGTCCACCTCAGATTTCCTAGGGACCAAAGAGCTGAGCGTGCCCCAGAGCTCAGGCCCCaaggggccagctctccctcctccctcagcacGGATTGCAGGGCCCCCTGCTCCTCTAGAGCCCTCCAATCAGGTTGCCATGCCTCAGGCCCCTCAGAGACACAGCCGAGGAGAGACGGTCAATACTATCATCGTGGTGGAGCATGTGAAGGAGACTG GTGTGACTCTGGTCAGCCGCCCCAGAGGCTCGGTCGGAGGGGCTCTATGCCTGTTTTTCGCGGGGACAGGGATGCTAATTGGTGTCTTCCTGCTGTTGTGGTGTCTCTACCGCCGGGCCTCCAGACACAGGTCCTTTGCACACCACCGGCTCCAGGACAGTGGGGATGAACCAG TCCTGCACCTGGATGCCCCGAAGGACCCGCTGGACCTCTACTTCTACGCCCCGGATGTGTGGGTGCCCTCGCACATCGCCACGCAGCAGCCACCTCCCACGCCCCCGCTGCCGCCCAAGCTGCCCCCTCCGCCCCGCGGGCCGCAGCGCCTGGAAGCCCTGTCGCCCGCCGCGCTGGCCCCCAACTTTGTCTGA
- the Slc17a7 gene encoding LOW QUALITY PROTEIN: vesicular glutamate transporter 1 (The sequence of the model RefSeq protein was modified relative to this genomic sequence to represent the inferred CDS: deleted 1 base in 1 codon), with the protein MEFRQEEFRKLAGRALGRLHRLLEKRQEGAETLELSADGRPVTTHTRDPPVLDCTCFGLPRRYIIAIMSGLGFCISFGIRCNLGVAIVSMVNNSTTHRGGHVVVQKAQFNWDPETVGLIHGSFFWGYIVTQIPGGFICQKFAANRVFGFAIVATSTLNMLIPSAARVHYGCVIFVRILQGLVEGVTYPACHGIWSKWAPPLERSRLATTAFCGSYAGAVVAMPLAGVLVQYSGWSSVFYVYGSFGIFWYLFWLLVSYESPALHPSISEEERKYIEDAIGESAKLMNPVTKFNTPWRRFFTSMPVYAIIVANFCRSWTFYLLLISQPAYFEEVFGFEISKVGLVSALPHLVMTIIVPIGGQIADFLRSRRIMSTTNVRKLMNCGGFGMEATLLLVVGYSHSKGVAISFLVLAVGFSGFAISGFNVNHLDIAPRYASILMGISNGVGTLSGMVCPIIVGAMTKHKTREEWQYVFLIASLVHYGGVIFYGVFASGEKQPWAEPEEMSEEKCGFVGHDQLAGSDESDMEDEAEPPGAPPAPPPSYGATHSTVQPPRPPPPVRDY; encoded by the exons ATGGAGTTCCGGCAGGAGGAGTTTCGGAAGCTAGCGGGGCGCGCCCTGGGGAGGCTGCACCG GCTCCTGGAGAAGCGGCAGGAAGGCGCGGAGACGCTGGAACTGAGCGCCGACGGGCGGCCAGTGACCACGCACACGCGGGACCCGCCTGTGCTGGACTGCACCTGCTTTGGCCTCCCTCGCCGCTACATCATCGCCATCATGAGCGGTCTGGGTTTCTGCATCAGCTTTGGCATCCGCTGCAACCTGGGCGTGGCCATCGTGTCCATGGTCAACAACAGCACGACCCACCGTGGGGGCCACGTGGTGGTGCAG AAAGCCCAGTTCAACTGGGATCCAGAGACTGTCGGCCTCATACATGGCTCCTTTTTCTGGGGCTACATTGTCACTCAGATTCCTGGAGGATTTATCTGCCAAAAATTCGCAGCCAACAG GGTCTTTGGCTTTGCCATTGTGGCTACATCCACCCTAAACATGCTGATCCCCTCAGCAGCCCGTGTCCACTATGGCTGTGTCATCTTCGTGAGGATCCTGCAGGGACTGGTGGAG GGGGTCACATACCCTGCTTGCCACGGCATCTGGAGCAAATGGGCCCCTCCCTTAGAACGGAGTCGGCTGGCGACGACAGCCTTTTGCG GGTCCTACGCCGGGGCAGTGGTCGCCATGCCGCTCGCCGGGGTCCTGGTCCAGTATTCAGGGTGGAGCTCTGTCTTCTACGTCTATG GCAGCTTTGGGATCTTTTGGTACCTCTTCTGGTTGCTCGTCTCCTATGAGTCACCTGCACTGCACCCCAGCATCTCGGAGGAGGAGCGCAAATACATCGAGGATGCCATCGGAGAGAGCGCCAAGCTCATGAACCCTGTCACG AAGTTTAACACGCCCTGGAGGCGCTTTTTCACGTCCATGCCGGTCTACGCCATCATCGTGGCCAACTTTTGCCGCAGCTGGACCTTCTACCTGCTCCTCATCTCCCAGCCTGCCTACTTTGAAGAAGTGTTCGGCTTTGAGATCAGCAAG GTGGGCCTGGTGTCGGCGCTGCCTCACCTGGTCATGACCATCATCGTACCCATCGGGGGCCAGATCGCCGACTTTCTGCGCAGTCGCCGTATAATGTCCACCACCAACGTGCGAAAGTTGATGAACTGCGGGG GTTTCGGAATGGAAGCCACACTGCTGCTGGTGGTCGGATACTCACACTCCAAGGGCGTGGCCATCTCCTTTCTAGTCCTGGCTGTGGGCTTCAGCGGCTTTGCCATCTCTG GGTTTAACGTGAACCATTTGGACATCGCCCCTCGTTATGCCAGCATCTTGATGGGTATCTCCAATGGCGTGGGCACACTGTCTGGGATGGTGTGCCCCATCATCGTGGGTGCAATGACAAAGCACAAG acccggGAGGAGTGGCAGTACGTGTTCCTCATCGCCTCCCTGGTGCACTATGGGGGTGTCATCTTCTATGGGGTCTTTGCTTCGGGAGAGAAGCAGCCGTGGGCGGAGCCGGAGGAGATGAGCGAGGAGAAGTGCGGC TTTGTCGGCCACGACCAGCTGGCTGGCAGCGACGAAAGTGACATGGAAGACGAGGCTGAGCCCCCGGGGGCGCCCCCCGCGCCTCCTCCGTCCTACGGGGCCACACACAGCACAGTCCAGCCTCCGAGGCCCCCACCCCCTGTCCGGGACTACTGA
- the Pih1d1 gene encoding PIH1 domain-containing protein 1 translates to MAESQLLAPELSDAELMGDETVRFQELLLQASKELQQAQTARAGSTQIQPQPGFCVKTNSSEGKVFINICHSPSIPPPADVTEDELLQMLEEDQAGFRIPMSLGEPHAELDAKGQGCTAYDVAVNSNFYLRMQNSDFLRELVVTIAREGLEDKYGLQLNPEWRMLKYRPFLGSISQQNIRSQQRPRIQELGTPGTDDSLRTWRGPERPHLNLWLEAPDLLLAEVDLPKLDGAQGLTLELGENRLVMGGPQQLYHLDASIPLRINTEASRAAFHHRRKQLMVSMPLLSVSS, encoded by the exons ATGGCGGAGTCACAGCTTCTGGCACCAGAGCTAAGCGACGCAGAGCTGATGGGTGATGAGACCGTGCGCTTTCAGGAGCTTCTGCTGCAG GCTTCTAAAGAGCTCCAGCAAGcccagacagccagggcaggATCTACACAGATCCAGCCCCAGCCTG GTTTCTGCGTAAAGACCAACTCATCGGAAGGAAAGGTTTTCATCAACATCTGccactctccctccatccctcccccggCGGACGTGACTGAGGACGAGCTGCTTCAGATGCTGGAGGAGGACCAAGCCGGCTTCCGCATCCCCATGAGCTTGGGAGAGCCACATGCCGAGCTGGATGCCA AAGGCCAGGGCTGTACTGCCTATGACGTCGCCGTCAATAGCAACTTCTACTTGAGGATGCAG AACAGCGATTTCTTGCGGGAACTGGTGGTCACCATCGCCAGGGAGGGCCTTGAGGACAAGTATGGCTTACAGCTAAATCCAG AGTGGCGCATGTTGAAGTACCGGCCTTTCCTGGGCTCCATCTCACAGCAGAACATCCGTTCCCAGCAGCGCCCTCGGATCCAGGAGCTGGGGACCCCGGGCACAGATGACTCACTGCGAACCTGGCGCGG TCCAGAGCGGCCTCACCTGAACCTTTGGTTGGAAGCCCCAGACCTCCTCTTGGCTGAAGTTGACCTCCCTAAGCTG GATGGAGCCCAAGGGCTGACACTGGAGCTCGGAGAAAATCGGCTGGTGATGGGAGGCCCCCAGCAGCTCTACCATCTCGATGCCTCCATTCCCCTGCGGATCAACACTGAGGCAAGCAGGGCAGCGTTCCACCACAGGAGAAAG caacTGATGGTGTCCATGCCCCTCCTGTCAGTGTCTTCTTGA